One genomic segment of Nitrosopumilus sp. includes these proteins:
- a CDS encoding ATP-binding protein: MSLGFVIGESKPTFVTAITSRALSVGEYIKIKSENKEILGLVERSSVSSAAFTDVRNFDEAAESTEIAEMNKRDKTYTAHIGILGYLENLRKGQSIIPAIPPIPGTEITQPTAQDLEEIFSSKNEGWVKIGTLLRNKSVDAKVNLDKIVSRHLGILAMTGMGKSNLVSLVTKQISKLKGTVIIFDYHNDYTSLNIPKINVVDAKINPRLLDADQLSEVLEIRDGANVQQRVLRMAFTKHVKESKEFWSKLETEIDFIVNSEDKKLKEIRTSAYRVQDIVEEAQRRFEDILDPDMGDPISFIKEGRTNILNISELSEKQANVAVAFYLQQLLKDRKDASIAKHARTKKERFYRFNSPIFVIIEEAHVFIPKDHDTSAKYWAAKIAREGRKFGLGLGIVSQRPRSVDLNVLSQLGSFAIMKIIQEDDQRQIASATESTSRDLISQLTSLNVGDAILVGQWTNLPSLVHVEEVKEKIMGADQSAVNAWANADKMKEVAVESTQGLVQKDLLLD; the protein is encoded by the coding sequence TTGAGTTTAGGTTTTGTAATAGGAGAGTCAAAACCTACATTTGTAACTGCAATTACATCTAGAGCGTTATCTGTTGGAGAATACATCAAGATAAAATCAGAGAACAAAGAAATTTTGGGACTAGTAGAAAGATCCTCTGTATCAAGTGCAGCATTCACAGATGTGAGAAATTTCGATGAGGCTGCAGAAAGTACAGAAATTGCAGAGATGAATAAAAGAGACAAAACATACACTGCCCATATAGGCATTTTAGGATATTTAGAAAATTTAAGAAAAGGTCAATCAATAATTCCTGCAATTCCCCCTATTCCAGGCACAGAAATAACTCAGCCTACTGCACAAGATCTTGAAGAAATTTTTAGTTCCAAAAATGAAGGTTGGGTCAAAATAGGAACCCTGTTAAGAAACAAATCAGTTGATGCTAAAGTCAATTTAGATAAAATAGTTTCAAGACATTTAGGGATTTTAGCAATGACAGGAATGGGGAAAAGTAATCTAGTTTCTCTTGTAACAAAACAAATTTCAAAATTAAAAGGAACAGTAATAATTTTTGATTATCATAATGATTACACATCACTTAACATACCAAAAATCAATGTAGTTGATGCAAAAATAAACCCCAGATTACTTGATGCAGATCAATTATCAGAAGTTTTAGAAATTCGAGATGGGGCAAATGTTCAACAACGTGTATTAAGAATGGCTTTTACAAAACATGTTAAAGAATCAAAAGAATTTTGGAGTAAATTAGAAACTGAAATTGATTTCATAGTAAATTCTGAAGACAAGAAATTAAAAGAAATTAGAACTTCAGCATATAGGGTTCAAGATATTGTCGAAGAGGCACAAAGAAGATTTGAAGATATTCTTGATCCAGATATGGGAGACCCCATAAGTTTCATAAAGGAAGGACGAACAAATATTCTAAACATTTCAGAATTATCAGAAAAACAAGCAAACGTAGCAGTGGCATTTTACTTGCAACAACTTCTCAAAGATAGAAAAGATGCAAGTATTGCAAAACATGCAAGAACAAAAAAAGAAAGATTCTATAGATTCAATTCACCAATTTTTGTCATTATTGAAGAAGCACATGTATTCATCCCAAAAGATCATGACACTAGTGCAAAATATTGGGCAGCAAAAATTGCCAGAGAAGGAAGGAAATTTGGTCTTGGTTTAGGTATTGTGTCTCAGAGACCCAGAAGTGTAGATTTGAATGTTCTAAGTCAATTAGGTTCATTTGCAATTATGAAAATAATTCAGGAAGATGATCAACGTCAAATAGCCTCAGCAACAGAGTCTACTAGCCGTGATTTGATATCCCAATTAACATCATTAAATGTGGGAGATGCAATTCTAGTTGGGCAGTGGACAAATTTACCATCATTAGTTCATGTTGAGGAAGTTAAAGAGAAAATAATGGGAGCAGATCAGAGTGCAGTTAATGCATGGGCAAATGCAGATAAAATGAAAGAGGTTGCAGTAGAATCAACTCAAGGATTAGTTCAAAAAGATTTGTTATTAGATTAA
- a CDS encoding DNA repair exonuclease produces MLFSHISDTHLGLVQYGSEERAQDVYDVFNQAIDTSIKDHVDFVIFAGDIFHIPNPSGTAIVQMGNGLKRLKQNNIDSFFILGEHDISRIRNTPIPYVYHNLEFSKYIGQGRPIEHKGILIAGFDKIRKAEIPQYEDKFVAIDKAVQNHSGHKILVLHQGVTEFNKFAGEIQSTDLPKNFTYYAMGHLHDKDIKHFNHLNGPIAYPGSIELTTSEGIKETTKGFFEVDISTSEANTNWIQLDTRPQFSFKTEYEELSKTIEDISGKISESKKKPIVEIKIQGKDIETDHIQAQIARLNALVLRCFWRISTKQISDSSVLMDKPNVIDDEMFRLSVDTLGSEKIANFAIRELLPILTTGEIKEASQLIFENFENYKKEKKQ; encoded by the coding sequence ATGTTATTTTCTCACATATCAGATACTCATTTGGGACTAGTGCAGTATGGTTCAGAAGAACGTGCACAAGACGTGTATGATGTATTTAATCAGGCAATCGATACATCTATCAAAGATCATGTTGATTTTGTAATTTTTGCAGGAGATATTTTTCACATTCCAAATCCGAGTGGAACTGCAATAGTACAAATGGGAAACGGTTTAAAGAGATTAAAACAAAATAACATAGATTCATTTTTTATTTTAGGAGAACACGACATTAGTAGAATTAGAAATACACCTATACCATATGTCTATCATAATTTAGAATTTTCAAAATATATTGGTCAAGGTAGACCAATTGAACACAAAGGGATTCTTATTGCAGGATTTGATAAAATTAGAAAAGCAGAAATTCCTCAATATGAAGATAAGTTTGTTGCAATAGACAAGGCTGTTCAGAATCATTCTGGACATAAAATTTTAGTTTTACATCAAGGAGTAACTGAATTTAACAAATTTGCAGGAGAGATACAATCAACAGATTTACCAAAAAACTTTACATATTATGCAATGGGTCATCTTCATGATAAAGACATCAAACATTTCAATCACCTTAATGGACCAATAGCATATCCAGGTTCAATTGAGTTAACTACTAGTGAAGGAATTAAGGAAACAACAAAAGGATTCTTTGAAGTCGACATATCAACTAGTGAAGCCAACACAAATTGGATTCAATTAGATACTAGGCCACAATTTTCGTTTAAAACTGAATATGAGGAATTATCAAAAACAATAGAAGATATTTCGGGCAAAATTTCAGAATCCAAGAAAAAACCAATTGTGGAGATCAAAATACAAGGGAAAGACATAGAAACGGATCACATTCAGGCACAAATTGCACGCCTAAATGCTCTAGTTTTGAGATGTTTTTGGAGAATAAGTACCAAACAAATTTCGGATTCATCAGTACTCATGGATAAACCTAATGTTATTGATGATGAGATGTTCAGGTTATCAGTTGATACTTTAGGTTCTGAAAAAATTGCAAATTTTGCAATAAGAGAATTATTACCAATATTAACAACAGGAGAAATCAAAGAGGCATCACAATTAATTTTTGAAAATTTTGAAAATTACAAAAAGGAGAAAAAACAATGA
- a CDS encoding AAA family ATPase — MITSVELGDFLAHSDTKLEFENGVTVFVGDNGAGKSSIIDAITFALFGQHTRKSNKGLIKRGSNEGFAKVRFSIKDKQFEVVRKIDSKGTLAAKFSEIRGNDQIEIAAGERKQFGESMTEEVERTIGLNFEKLKIASIVQQGELNTIINAKPKEFKELLNAIIGIDKLDVASESMKIISKEFRQRIQNEVGYDDTHIEILLRDLERYEKEITESKPEKNKLESNQEKINAEIENLRKQVETDTPKIDKINQIELRKKELLAYAREAIREIQHEISENERKINDCKGCFENAGQKTDLEVKIQKIEQAIEESIKKIQEISNQSISLKEKLSLASKLQLKDNKCPVCDSNVEKLNPLFQEEHLKQEITSLDEQRILKEKEKEIYIQKKKEFTKKIQDARDAEATLRAHSIKSKEDLVKIQEYVNIKKQNIQKIPPTGNGNLLEISQLDSHAKMIFENIVKLESETKGFNEKEFTNLKKSINEKQIELSQLDQKIGAISEKILKGEEQIKKIKNAISELKTVKEYVIKLDEIQTNIFNRDGPVATSLRSWALNTISIKSSEYLTLLNTKIQRITLSEKARDISISCFAKNEVLDLESLSGGEKVSVALALRLGMASLLGASNLNLMILDEPTTHLDAERKKSLVGVLSQLSDISNLETPMQFLIITHDSEIFEDSTVEKIYKFESSENGSKVIAL, encoded by the coding sequence ATGATCACTTCAGTGGAGTTAGGAGATTTCTTAGCTCATTCTGATACAAAATTAGAATTTGAAAATGGAGTTACTGTTTTTGTAGGAGATAATGGTGCAGGAAAATCTAGCATCATTGATGCAATAACATTTGCATTATTTGGACAACATACTAGAAAATCAAATAAAGGCTTGATAAAACGCGGATCAAATGAAGGATTTGCAAAAGTTAGATTTTCTATTAAAGATAAACAATTTGAAGTAGTAAGGAAAATAGATAGTAAAGGAACACTTGCTGCTAAATTTTCTGAAATTAGAGGAAATGATCAAATTGAGATAGCAGCTGGAGAAAGAAAACAATTTGGAGAATCCATGACTGAAGAAGTTGAAAGAACAATAGGACTAAATTTTGAAAAACTAAAGATAGCATCTATTGTCCAACAAGGCGAGTTAAATACCATAATTAATGCCAAACCAAAAGAATTCAAAGAATTACTTAATGCAATTATTGGTATCGATAAACTTGATGTTGCATCTGAATCAATGAAGATAATTAGTAAGGAATTTCGACAAAGAATACAAAATGAAGTAGGTTATGATGATACACATATTGAAATCCTATTACGTGATTTAGAAAGATATGAAAAAGAAATAACAGAATCAAAACCTGAAAAAAATAAATTAGAATCTAATCAAGAAAAAATAAATGCTGAAATCGAGAATTTAAGAAAACAAGTAGAAACAGATACACCAAAAATAGATAAAATTAATCAAATTGAGTTACGAAAAAAAGAACTTTTAGCATATGCAAGGGAGGCAATACGTGAAATTCAACATGAAATTAGTGAAAATGAGCGTAAAATTAACGACTGTAAGGGATGTTTTGAAAACGCAGGTCAAAAAACAGATTTGGAAGTAAAAATTCAGAAAATAGAGCAAGCAATTGAAGAGTCTATTAAAAAAATACAGGAAATAAGCAATCAAAGTATTTCTTTAAAAGAAAAACTATCTTTAGCATCAAAACTTCAACTAAAAGACAACAAATGTCCTGTGTGTGATTCTAATGTAGAAAAACTAAATCCACTTTTTCAAGAAGAGCACTTAAAACAAGAAATTACATCATTAGATGAACAAAGAATTCTAAAAGAAAAGGAGAAAGAGATCTATATTCAAAAAAAGAAAGAGTTTACAAAAAAAATACAAGATGCAAGAGATGCTGAAGCTACTCTAAGAGCTCATTCAATTAAGAGCAAAGAAGATTTAGTGAAAATTCAAGAGTACGTAAATATTAAAAAACAAAACATACAGAAAATTCCACCAACAGGGAATGGTAATTTATTAGAAATTTCACAATTAGATTCACATGCAAAAATGATCTTTGAAAATATTGTAAAACTAGAATCTGAAACTAAAGGATTTAATGAAAAAGAATTTACAAATCTTAAAAAATCAATTAATGAAAAACAAATTGAATTATCTCAACTTGATCAAAAAATTGGTGCAATTTCAGAAAAAATTTTGAAAGGGGAGGAACAAATTAAGAAAATAAAAAATGCCATATCAGAGCTGAAAACTGTTAAAGAATATGTAATCAAATTAGATGAAATTCAAACTAATATTTTTAATAGAGATGGACCTGTTGCAACTAGTCTAAGGTCATGGGCATTAAATACAATATCAATTAAATCATCAGAATACCTTACATTACTTAATACTAAAATTCAAAGAATTACTTTATCAGAAAAAGCAAGAGACATATCAATATCATGTTTTGCAAAAAATGAAGTATTAGATTTAGAATCACTTAGTGGGGGTGAAAAAGTAAGCGTAGCATTAGCATTAAGACTAGGAATGGCAAGTCTTTTGGGAGCGTCAAACCTCAATTTGATGATTTTAGATGAACCAACAACTCACTTAGATGCTGAAAGAAAGAAATCTCTTGTTGGAGTATTGTCTCAATTATCTGACATTTCCAATTTGGAAACTCCTATGCAATTTCTAATAATTACTCATGATTCAGAAATTTTTGAAGATTCTACGGTAGAAAAAATATACAAATTTGAATCATCTGAGAATGGGAGTAAAGTTATTGCACTTTAA
- a CDS encoding plastocyanin/azurin family copper-binding protein, translated as MNFSYGIIIAVGILASISIGFIAADPSDIIEPRVIPVKEKPTMCTMDYVPVCGIDGKTYGNMCMLDASGVEFVHEGECGVDDPIVKPRVQPEDIPKPIPETQPNSMASLPMSFTVSIPEGSGVPGCETNNECYLPYEASIAVGGKITWSNDDSAAHTVTSGTPSDGHDGIFDSSLFMSKTTFEFTFEEAGTYDYFCMVHPWMAGIIHVKESKEIVPDPIIEPITVNSHILPKTALVGDTLIIEVEFRDDDNNIVDHVNYDITATQNGELILSEPKSHRHPGMHPIHETSILGDSEIEIKVIVQGLGHGDDITEPIGVETIMSIIPEMPKVEVEITETLPMSLTISVPEGSGSPGCEETKSCYLPYEASIAVGGKITWSNDDSAAHTVTSGNVNAGPTGVFDSGLFMSGSTFDFTFDDAGTYDYFCMVHPWMTGLIHVS; from the coding sequence ATGAATTTTTCTTATGGTATAATTATTGCAGTTGGAATTTTAGCATCAATTTCTATAGGATTCATTGCAGCTGATCCTTCTGATATTATTGAACCAAGAGTAATTCCTGTTAAAGAAAAACCCACAATGTGTACAATGGATTATGTTCCAGTATGTGGTATTGATGGAAAGACATATGGAAATATGTGTATGCTTGATGCATCTGGTGTTGAATTTGTTCATGAAGGTGAATGTGGTGTTGATGATCCAATTGTAAAACCAAGAGTTCAACCAGAAGATATTCCTAAACCCATACCTGAGACACAACCAAACTCTATGGCATCCTTGCCAATGTCATTTACTGTTTCAATACCTGAAGGCTCTGGAGTTCCAGGATGTGAAACAAATAATGAATGTTATTTGCCCTATGAGGCAAGTATTGCAGTTGGTGGAAAAATTACTTGGAGTAATGATGATTCAGCAGCACATACTGTAACTAGTGGTACTCCTTCTGATGGACATGATGGAATATTTGATTCTAGTTTGTTTATGTCTAAAACAACTTTTGAATTTACATTTGAAGAAGCAGGAACATATGACTATTTCTGTATGGTCCATCCTTGGATGGCAGGAATTATTCATGTTAAAGAATCAAAAGAAATAGTTCCTGATCCTATAATTGAACCAATTACTGTTAATTCACATATTTTACCTAAAACTGCTCTAGTTGGTGATACTCTGATAATTGAGGTTGAATTTAGAGATGATGATAACAATATTGTTGATCATGTAAATTATGATATTACTGCAACACAAAATGGAGAATTAATTTTATCTGAACCAAAATCCCATAGACATCCTGGAATGCATCCAATTCATGAAACAAGTATTTTGGGTGACTCTGAAATTGAAATCAAAGTAATTGTTCAAGGATTGGGACATGGTGATGATATCACTGAACCAATTGGTGTTGAAACTATAATGTCTATCATTCCTGAAATGCCAAAAGTTGAAGTAGAAATTACAGAAACATTGCCAATGTCACTAACAATATCTGTTCCAGAAGGCTCTGGAAGTCCTGGATGTGAAGAAACAAAGTCATGTTATTTGCCCTATGAGGCAAGTATTGCAGTTGGTGGAAAAATTACTTGGAGTAATGATGATTCAGCAGCACATACTGTAACTAGTGGAAATGTTAATGCTGGTCCAACAGGTGTCTTTGATTCTGGATTGTTTATGTCAGGATCAACTTTTGACTTTACATTTGATGATGCAGGAACATATGATTATTTCTGCATGGTACATCCTTGGATGACTGGTCTGATTCATGTTAGTTAA
- a CDS encoding HEAT repeat domain-containing protein, whose protein sequence is MQAVTEDRLALLAEMESKYEQKDTEYFVSLLEHPDYVIRTRATCILVDFGGEDKVPYIAKVLKNDENELVRHEAAFSLGQMCYSSSVSPLADATLHDPSMFVRHEAAIALGVVGNKEAKETLQKALNDPDKPVVESAIVALSNIEFMEKLSKNEKFAKLTGG, encoded by the coding sequence TTGCAAGCAGTAACTGAAGATCGATTGGCATTACTTGCTGAGATGGAATCAAAATATGAGCAAAAAGATACAGAGTATTTTGTTTCACTTTTAGAACATCCTGATTATGTTATTCGAACAAGAGCTACATGCATTTTAGTTGATTTTGGTGGTGAAGATAAAGTTCCATATATTGCCAAAGTTTTGAAAAATGATGAAAATGAACTAGTTAGACATGAGGCTGCATTTTCATTAGGTCAGATGTGTTATTCCAGTTCTGTTTCCCCCTTGGCTGATGCTACATTACATGATCCTAGCATGTTTGTAAGACATGAGGCAGCAATTGCTTTGGGAGTTGTCGGCAATAAAGAAGCTAAAGAAACACTCCAAAAGGCATTAAATGATCCAGACAAGCCAGTCGTTGAATCTGCAATTGTTGCATTATCTAATATTGAATTTATGGAAAAGTTAAGTAAGAACGAAAAGTTTGCAAAGTTAACAGGTGGATGA
- a CDS encoding redoxin domain-containing protein, with the protein MSAVIGQKAPNFGVSEWVQGAPTNFDQEKDHIVLLEVFQVNCPGCFMHAIPEAINLYNKYKDEGVRVLGLATAFEDFDKNTLDNLKLLLDTGEVIGETKEALSMYGQLKDGNKLNYKIPFPVGMDNLVKTSGEISHDKIMQFIYPQIPEFDSQPEDYKNQIIQRVKDYMKSKEYSAETFEKFALQGTPSAIVVDRKGILRDVSFGQSGHIDALIQKLLNED; encoded by the coding sequence ATGAGTGCAGTGATTGGTCAAAAAGCACCAAATTTTGGAGTTTCAGAATGGGTTCAAGGTGCACCAACTAATTTTGATCAAGAAAAAGATCATATTGTTTTACTCGAAGTCTTTCAAGTGAATTGCCCGGGATGCTTTATGCATGCAATTCCTGAAGCAATCAATCTTTACAATAAGTACAAAGACGAGGGGGTTAGAGTTTTGGGTTTAGCAACTGCTTTTGAAGATTTTGATAAAAATACTTTGGATAATTTGAAATTATTATTAGATACAGGTGAAGTGATTGGAGAAACAAAAGAAGCACTCTCTATGTATGGGCAACTCAAAGACGGAAACAAACTAAATTATAAAATTCCATTTCCTGTAGGAATGGATAATCTTGTAAAAACATCAGGAGAAATAAGTCATGATAAAATTATGCAGTTTATCTATCCACAAATTCCTGAATTTGATTCACAGCCGGAAGATTATAAAAATCAAATAATTCAGCGAGTCAAAGATTACATGAAATCAAAAGAATATTCTGCAGAAACATTTGAAAAGTTTGCTTTGCAGGGAACTCCATCAGCAATAGTAGTAGACAGGAAGGGAATTCTCAGAGATGTGTCATTTGGACAATCAGGTCATATTGATGCATTGATTCAAAAATTGTTAAATGAGGATTAA
- a CDS encoding 50S ribosomal protein L15e, whose amino-acid sequence MPSHQDKMWIGLWKENAPELRERVVGWRKQSAVTRIAKPSRLERARRLGYKAKQGIIVVRMRVGTGGMRKQRPTGGRRPKHLGVTRIKADDDMKTVAERRVLERYPNLKLLGSYFIYKDGMHYWFEVILADPVHPRIAQDKEINNRISHTA is encoded by the coding sequence ATGCCTAGTCATCAAGACAAGATGTGGATCGGACTTTGGAAAGAAAATGCACCTGAACTACGTGAGCGTGTAGTTGGATGGCGTAAACAAAGTGCAGTTACCCGTATTGCAAAACCTAGTAGATTAGAGAGAGCAAGACGATTAGGATACAAGGCAAAACAAGGAATCATAGTTGTTAGGATGAGAGTTGGAACTGGGGGTATGAGAAAACAAAGACCTACTGGTGGTAGAAGACCAAAACATCTTGGTGTTACAAGAATTAAAGCAGATGATGATATGAAAACCGTTGCAGAAAGAAGAGTTCTTGAACGATATCCAAATTTGAAACTTTTGGGTTCTTACTTTATCTATAAAGATGGAATGCATTATTGGTTTGAAGTAATCTTGGCAGATCCCGTTCATCCAAGAATTGCACAAGATAAAGAAATAAACAATCGAATATCTCATACAGCATAA